From Rutidosis leptorrhynchoides isolate AG116_Rl617_1_P2 chromosome 3, CSIRO_AGI_Rlap_v1, whole genome shotgun sequence, a single genomic window includes:
- the LOC139897272 gene encoding serine/threonine-protein kinase BSK2-like yields MGCFQSKTANVQSPDQVPESKPDPGDGEQGVVQQDQEQTVPTFKEFELTELRAATNGFSSELIVSESGEKAPNVVYRGKLKSNKVVAIKRFSKLSWPDPQQFVAEAAGVGKLRHNRLVNLIGCCAEGDERLLVAEYMPNDTLSKHLFHWDKQPLPWEMRVRVAYHIAQALEHCNAENRKIYHDLNAYRVLFDEDGDPRLSSFGLMKNSRDGKSYSTNLAYTPPEFLRTGRVIPESVVYSYGTVLLDLLSGKHIPPSHALDLIRGKNVLLLMDSSLEGQYADEDATVMVELASKCLQYEGRDRPDVKSLLTAVAPLQKQKDVASHVLMGLTKTPVVVPTVLSPLGKACARMDLTAVHDILQKTGYRDEEGAENELSFQEWTQQVQDMLNTKKFGDIAFRDKDFNGAVEYYSKLVSMMSVPSGTIFVRRALSYLMIGQPELALRDAMQAQVCLPEWPTAFYMQALALSKLGMETDAQDMLNDGSSFEAKRQNSWRNM; encoded by the exons ATGGGCTGTTTTCAGTCCAAAACTGCCAATGTTCAATCCCCTGATCAAGTCCCTGAATCCAAACCAGATCCAG GTGATGGAGAACAAGGTGTTGTTCAACAAGATCAAGAACAAACAGTGCCTACATTTAAAGAATTTGAGCTAACTGAGCTTCGAGCTGCTACGAATGGGTTTAGTAGTGAGCTTATAGTTTCTGAAAGTGGAGAGAAAGCTCCAAATGTTGTGTATAGAGGAAAACTTAAAAGCAACAAAGTTGTTGCGATTAAACGGTTCTCGAAGCTGTCTTGGCCCGACCCGCAACAATTTGTG GCAGAAGCTGCTGGAGTTGGTAAGCTTCGACATAATAGATTGGTGAATTTAATTGGCTGTTGTGCAGAAGGAGACGAGCGCCTTTTAGTGGCTGAGTACATGCCCAACGATACTCTCTCAAAGCATCTTTTTCACT GGGATAAACAGCCTTTGCCATGGGAAATGCGTGTTAGAGTTGCGTACCATATCGCACAAGCACTTGAGCATTGCAATGCTGAAAATCGAAAAATTTATCATGATTTAAATGCGTATCGGGTTCTCTTTGATGAG GATGGTGATCCACGTTTATCTAGTTTCGGTTTAATGAAAAACAGTCGAGACGGGAAGAGCTATAGCACTAATCTTGCATATACTCCTCCCGAGTTTTTGCGGACAG GAAGGGTTATACCTGAGAGTGTAGTTTACAGTTACGGAACCGTCCTGCTCGACCTTTTGAGTGGAAAACATATTCCTCCAAGCCAT GCGTTGGATTTGATACGCGGTAAAAATGTTTTGTTACTGATGGACTCATCATTAGAAGGACAATATGCAGATGAAGACGCAACCGTGATGGTGGAACTCGCTTCAAAGTGTCTTCAATACGAGGGTAGAGATCGTCCTGATGTCAAATCACTTCTTACAGCTGTCGCACCCCTTCAAAAGCAAAAAGAT GTTGCATCGCATGTGTTAATGGGTCTGACAAAAACTCCAGTTGTAGTTCCAACCGTACTTTCACCTCTTGGCAAGGCATGTGCGCGAATGGATCTTACTGCGGTACATGACATCTTACAAAAAACAGGATATAGAGATGAAGAGGGGGCTGAAAATGAG CTATCGTTTCAAGAATGGACCCAGCAAGTGCAAGATATGCTAAATACGAAGAAGTTTGGAGATATTGCGTTTAGGGACAAAGACTTCAATGGTGCAGTTGAATACTATTCAAag TTGGTTTCCATGATGTCTGTACCTTCGGGTACTATCTTTGTGAGGCGGGCCCTATCTTACTTGATGATCGGACAACCAGAACTCGCGCTTAGGGATGCAATGCAAGCTCAAGTATGTTTGCCTGAGTGGCCGACCGCTTTTTACATGCAGGCTTTAGCTTTATCGAAGCTTGGAATGGAAACcgatgctcaagatatgcttaacgACGGGTCGTCTTTCGAGGCAAAAAGGCAAAACAGCTGGCGTAATATGTGA